The genomic region CACCGACCCGGGGCAGATCGTCGTGGCCGGCGACAACCTGTTCGCCGGTTACTGGCCGGACGGCCGCGACGGCCCGGACGCCGACGGCTGGTGGCCTACCGGCGACGTCGCCTACGCCGACGCCGACGGTGACCTCTTCCTCGTCGACAGGCTCGGCGAGCTGATCCTGGTGAACGGGTTCAACGTCTATCCGCGCGAGGTGGAGCTGGTGCTCGGCGGGCACCCCGGGGTGGCCGAGTCGGCGGTACTGGGTGTGCCGCACCCTCGGACCGGCGAGACTGTGCGGGCGTACGTGGTGCCGGCACAGGGGCGGCCGGTGACAAGCGAGGAGTTGCTCGCCCACTGCGCACGGAACCTGGCCCGGTTCAAGTGCCCGACCGCCGTCGAGTTCGTCGACGCCCTGCCACACTCGGCGATCGGCAAGGTACGCAAGATCCAGCTCCGGTCGGCGACGCCAGCCGGCCCGCCCGCATCCGCCGACACCCGCACGGAGGTAACCGATGGCCAGTGACGCCCGGCTCGCTCTGATCACCAGGCCCGGTTGCCATTTGTGCGACGACGCCAAGGCGGCGCTCGACCGGGTGGTGGCGGTCACCGGCGACAGGTGGGTCGAGTGGGACGTGAGCGACAACCAGGACCTGGAACGGGAGTACGGGGACCGGCTGCCGGTGGTGATGCTCGACGGCAAGGAGCACGGCTACTGGCGGGTGGAGGAGGACCGGCTGCTGCGGGACCTGACCACCCCCCAGCTCTGAATCGCACCTATGGTGCTCGGATGAGCCCTGCGCACCCCCACCTGGTGTGGGACTGGAACGGCACCCTGCTCAACGATCTCAGCCTGGTGGTGACCGCCACCAACGCCGCGTTCGCAAGCGTGGGAGGGCCGTCGGTCACCTCCGAGGAGCATCGGACGAGGTTCCGCAGGCCGATCGCCGACTACTACGCCGAGGTGCTCGGCAAGGCCGTCGACGACGAGGCGTTCGGCCGGCTGGACCGGATCTTCCACGACGCGTACCGAACCGGTCTGACCACCTGCGAGCTTGCCGCCGACGCGCAGACGGCGATGGCCAGCTGGGAGGGCAGCCAGAGCCTGCTGTCCATGTGGTTCCACGAGGAGCTGGTGCCGACAGTGCACACCTACGGGTTGACCGGCCGGTTCATCAGGGTGGACGGGCTGCGGGCCACGGTCGGTGGCGGACGCAAGGCCGAGTCGCTCGAACGGCACCTGGCCGAGCTGGGCGTGGACGGCAGCTCGGTGGTGCTCATCGGCGACTCCATCGACGACGCGGACGCCGCGCTGGCCGTCGGCGGCCGGGCGGTGCTCTACACCGGCGGCTTCACCGACCCGGCCCGGCTGCGCGCCTCCGGCCACCCGGTCGCCGACACCCTCACCGACGCGGTGGCACTGGCCACCGGCAAGGTCAGTTCCGCAGGTACGTGAGGACGGCAAGCACCCGCCGGTGCTGCTCGGTGTCCGGTGGGAGGGTGAGCTTGGTGAAGATGTTGCGCACGTGCTTCTCCACCGCGCCGTCGCTGACAACGAGGGCGCGGGCGATCGCCGTGTTGGACCGCCCCTCGGCCATCAGGGACAGCACCTCGCGTTCGCGCGGGGTCAGCTCGCGCAGCGGGTCGTCCCGGCGTCGGCGTGCGAAGAGCTGGCTCACCACCTCCGGGTCGAGCACAGTACCGCCGGCCGCCACCCGGCGCAGCGCGTCCAGGAACTCCTCGATAGCGGCCACCCGGTCCTTGAGCAGGTAGCCGATCCCGCCGCCGGACCCGCCCGCGGTGGCCAGCAGGTCGTCGGCGTACGACACCTCGACGTACTGGGAGAGCACCAGGATCGGCGTACGCGGCACCAGCCGGCGGGCCTCCACCGCCGCCCGCAGCCCCTCGTCGGTGTGTGTCGGTGGCATTCGGACGTCGACGATCGACACGTCCGGCCGGTGCTCCACCACCGCCTCGACAAGCGCGTCGCCGTCGCCGACGGCGGCCACCACCTGGTGCCCACTCTCGGTCAGCAGCCGCACCAGCCCTTCCCGGAGCAGGACGGCGTCGTCCGCGATCACGATGCGCATGGGTGTGGTGTCTACCACGTCGGGACTCCCGTGCGGGTCTCGATGCTCGCTCACAGTGGGAGATCGGCCCGGATCTCGGTGGGCCCACCGGTGGGGCTGATCACTGTCAGCTCGCCACCGGCAGCCCGGACCCGGTCGGCGATGCCGGCCAGACCGTGCCCCTTGGCCAGGTCGGCGCCGCCCTGCCCGTCGTCGCCCACCCGTACCTGGAGGTGGGTGCCGTGCCGGGTCACGGCGACAGTGGCCTCGGTGGCCCGGCTGTGCTTGGCGATGTTCGTCAGCGCCTCGGCCACCACGAAGTACGCGGTGTTCTCCACCGCCGGGTCGAGCCGCCCGCCGGGCGTGCCGAGCTGCGGGTCCACCTGTAGCTCGATGGGGATCAGCCCTCGGCCGGCGAGCGCGGCCAGGGCGCTGGGCAGCCCTCTGTCGACCAGGATCGGCGGGGCGATGCCCCGGGACAACGCCCGCAGTTCAGCGAGGGTGTCCCGGGTCTGGGTGACCGCCTCGTCGATGGTCCGGCCGGCGGCCTCCGGGTCGGAGGCGAGCTGGAGCCGGGCCCGGCTGAGGTCCATCGCCAGCCGGACCAGGCGCTGCTGGGGGCCGTCGTGGATGTCGCGTTCCAGCCGACGCAGGGCGGACGCCTCGGCGGACACGGCGGCGCGCTTCTGCTCCTCCAGCACTGTGATCCGGTCGCGCATCTCGGCCACCCCGGTCAGCATGGCCTTGGCGAAGCTGGCCTGGAGCAGCGCGCAGCCCCGGACCACGATCGGCAGCGTGATCAGGAAGAACACCCCGAGCGCGGTGTACAGCCCGATCCGGGCGGTTGTCGAGTCGCCCAGGCCGAGCAGTTGTGCCAGGTCGCTGTCTCCGTCGGCGTCGGCCTGGGGCAGCGCCCAGTCGTACGCCCAGTAGAGGGAGCCTGCGATCGCGGCGGCCCACCACACCAGGGTCACCACGAAGGTGCCCACCGCCGCGACCAGCCGCAGGATGCCGTGCGCAAGATCGAGCCAGGACTGGGCGTCCCGGATCGGTACGAAGATCCGCCGCCAGGCGTTCGCTCCCGCTTCGGGTAGCCGGTAGTGCGGCCGGATCCGGGGCTGCCGGAGGACTGCGGGCAGCCGCAGTCGCTCGATGTCGGCGAGCCCACGGGCGGCGTACAGGGTGCCGCTGAGGATCGGCAGGCCGATCACTGTGACCACCAGACCGACGCCGACCGCGAGGCCCACGACGAGGACGACGAAGCTGGCCACGGCCAGGGGGAGGCCGAGCAGCACGTACCCGGAGTCGACGAAGAGCTGGCGGGGAATGCTCGGTGCCAGCGTCCGGGGATCGCTGGCGGCGGTAGCGGCGGTCATGCCAAAAGGCTAGGCACCGAGGCTGCCCGTCCCCATCCCGAAGCCCAGCCTCTCTCCCGTAGTGCTGTCCCTACCCCGACCTCCTCCGGCGCGTCGATCTTGCATTTGTGGTCGCCAGATTGCCCGGTATGGGGCTACTGCGGGGGCAGCAACTGCAAGATCGCGGAGTTAGTGACGCACGGCGCGGAATTAGTCAGAGAAGTCGGGATTGAGCAATAATCGCCCCGAGCGGCCGACAGTCGGTCGGCTGCTGAATCGATCTTGCGAAAGGGAGGTGCTGGTGAGGCCGCGTCACGGGGCGACAAGATCGCGATTTGTGCACGTCTTCACAAGCGCCTACTCTGTAGTTCCGACGCGCCCTGCTAGCACAGCCGGCAATCTCGGTCGCCAGCGGGAGTCCACAAGCGGCCGACCTGCGACGTTGGCCGAGGATCGCACCGCACGGAGTCTCATGAGTCAGCACCGTCACCCAGGCGCGTCCGGCCGCGCCGGTGCCGTACCGACGCTCCCGGACCTACCCGAGGCGACCGTCGCTCGGCTCCCGGAGTACCTGCGCGCGCTCCACAACCTCGCCGACGCCGGCCACGAGACGGTCTCCAGCGAGGGCCTCTCCGCCGCCGCCGGGGTCAACTCCGCAAAGCTCCGCAAGGACCTCTCGCACCTCGGCTCGTACGGCACCAGGGGTGTCGGCTACGACGTCGCGTTGTTGATCGAACAGATCGAGTATGTGCTCGGGCTCACCCAACGTCGCGCCGTCGCTCTGGTGGGCGTGGGTAATCTCGGTCACGCTCTGGCCGGCTACGACGGCTTCGCGGGCCGCGGTTTCCGGATCGTGGCGCTGCTCGACGCCGACCCGTCCCGTGTCGGCGAAGAGATCAATGGGCTGACTGTCCGACATGTCGACGAGCTTCCGGCGGTCGCCGCTGCGGAATCGCTGGCCATCGGCGTGATCGCCACCCCCGCCGCGGCCGCCCAGAGCGTCGCCGACCAGCTTGTCGCGGTCGGCGTGACGAGCATCCTCAACTTCGCGCCGTGCGTACTCTCGGTGCCGGAGGGAGTCGACGTGCGCAAGGTCGACCTCGCCATCGAGCTGCAGATTTTGTCCTTCCACGAGCACCGCAAGGCGTCGCTGATCGCGCTGCCCGCCACCGGCGGGTCCGCCCTCACCGCTCTGCCGGGCGGGCTCGCGACCACCGACACCCAGGAGGCGATCGGCACGTGAAACTGCTTGTCGTCGGCGCGTCCTACCGGACCGCCCCGGTCGCCACGCTGGAGCAGCTGGCCGTACCCCCAGCCGACCTCACCCGCACCCTCGACCGCCTGGTCGCTCAGCCGTACGTGAGCGAGGCGGTGCTCGTCTCCACCTGCAACCGGGTGGAGGTCTACGCCGCCGTGTCCGGTTTCCACGGTGGGCTCGGCGACATCTGCGCCGTCCTGGCCGAGCAGGCCGGCTGCCAGCCGGCGGCGCTCGCCAGTCACCTGTACGTGCACTACGACACCGCAGCCGTGGACCACGTCTTCCGGGTCGCCAGCGGTCTCGACTCGATGGTGGTCGGCGAGGCGCAGATCCTCGGCCAGTTGCGTGACGCCTACCACTGGGCCAGCGGCGCCGACTCGGCCGGCCGTCTGCTGCACGAGCTGATGCAGCAGGCGCTGCGGGTCGGCAAGCGGGCCCACTCCGAGACCGGCATCGACCGGGCCGGCCAGAGCGTGGTCACCGCCGCACTGGAGCTGGCCGCCGGGCACCTCGACGGCGACCTCGCCGACCGTCCCGCCCTGGTGATCGGTGCCGGTGCGATGGGTTCACTCGGGGTGGCCACGCTGTCGCGCCTGGGTGCGGGGCCGCTCACCGTCACCAACCGGGGCCTCGACCGGGCCGTCCGGCTCGCCCAGTCGTACGGGGCGGGCGCCGCGCCGATGACCGAGCTGACCGACACCCTTTCCACAGTGGACATCGTAGTGGCCGCCACCGCGTCCGCTGAACCGGTCCTCACCCGCCAGGTGGTCACCGCCGCGCTTGCCGAGCGGGACCTGGGCCGGGGCCCGCTGGTCCTGCTCGACCTCGCCGTGCCGCGCGACGTCGAGGAGGGCGTCGCCGAGTTGCCCGGCGTCGAGGTGATCGACATCGACCGGATGGCAGGGCTGCTCGCCGACGGTCCCGCCGCCGCCGACACCGCCGCCGTCGAGCAGATCGTGCTCGGCGAGGTGGAGAGCTTCCTCACCTGGCTGCGCGGCGCCGACGTGGCACCCACCGTGGCCGCGCTGCGCGGCCGGGCCGACGACGTCGTCACCGCCGAGCTACGCCGGTTGGCCCAGCGTCGCCCCGACCTCGGCGACGACCTGCGCGCCGAGGTGGCCCGCACCGTGCACCGGGTGGTGCAGCGGCTGCTGCACCAGCCCACCGTCAAGGTCCGCCAGCTCGCCGCCGAGCCCGGCGGCGACCAGTACGCGGCACTGCTGCGTGAGCTGTTCGACCTTCAGGTGCCGCAGACCTCGCCGGTGGACACCGTCCCCGACGTGCTGACCCCCGACCTCGGTGCGGCGCTCGCGGGCGTCGACCCGACGGTCGGCGCGGACACCCCCGACCCCGCCCCGCCCACCGGAGGTGCCCGATGACCGCCCCCCTGCGACTCGGCACCCGGGGCAGCGCCCTGGCGATGGCCCAGTCCGGTCAGGTCGCCGAGGCGCTGACCGCCGCCACCGGCCGGCCGGTCGAGCTGGTCGAGGTGCTCACCGCCGGCGACCAGTCCAACGCGCCTGTACACCGGCTCGGCGTCGGGGTGTTCGTCTCCGCGCTGCGCGACGCGCTCACCGCCCGGACCATCGACTTCGCTGTGCACTCCTACAAGGATCTGCCCACCGCGAGCGACGGCGGGTTGCTCGTCGCGGCCGTTCCGCCCCGGCAGGATCCGCGCGACGCGCTGATCGCCCGCGACGGTCGGACGCTCACCGAACTGGCACCCGGGGCGACAGTGGGCACCGGCGCGCTGCGTCGCATCGCCCAGTTGAACGCCCTCGGCCTGCAACTTGAGGTCACACCGATCCGCGGCAACGTGGACACCCGCCTGGCCCGGGTGCTCGGCCCCGACGCCGACCTGGACGCCGTCGTACTGGCGCGGGCCGGGCTTGCCCGACTCGGTCGGGCCGATGTGATCACCGAGACGTTGGACCCGATGCTGATGCTGCCCGCACCCGCCCAGGGCGCGCTGGCCGTGGAGTGCCGGGCCGACGATCAGGACCTGATCGAGCTGCTCGCGCTGCTCGATCACGCACCGTCGCACGCCGCGGTCACCGCGGAACGCGCGTTGCTGGCAACCCTGGAGGCCGGGTGCAGCGCACCCGTCGCCGCCTATGCGGAACTCGCCGAAGGTGACACCGGCGATGAGATCTACCTGCGCGGGGCGGTGATCAGTCCGGATGGCACTCGTGACCTTCGGCTGTCCCGCACCGGAACGCCCGCCGACGCGGCGGAGATCGGTAAGGCACTCGCCGCCGAACTCCTCGAACTCGGCGCCGACTCGATCCTCGGCCACGAAGGACACACCGGCCCGGGGACCCAGGAATTTGGGAGCACAGAATGACCCGCACCCGTAAGCCCGTCGGTCGTATCGCATTCGTCGGGGCGGGCCCCGGTGACCCGGGCCTGCTGACCCGTCGGGCGCACGACGCCCTGGTAGACGCCGACCAGGTCATCTACGACCGGGGAGTCCCCGACTCCCTGCTCGCCGTCGTACGCGCCGAGGCCAGGGACGACGCCCAGTTCACGCCTGCCGAAGGCGCACCGGGGGACGTGGCGAAGGTGTTGATCTCCGCTGCCCGGTCCGGGCTGAACGCGGTGCACCTGGTGGCCGGCGACCCGTTCGGCCACGACTCGGTGGTCAAGGAGGTGCAGGCGGTGGCCCGCACCGCCGCCCACTTCGAGGTCGTGCCCGGTGTCGGCCAGGCCGAGGGCGTGGCCACCTACGCGGGTGTTCCGTTGCCTGGCGTGCGTACGGCCGCCGACGTCGAGGACGTCACAGCGCTGGACTTCGAGGCGCTGGCCGCTGCCGTCGGTCGGGGTTCGCTCGCGCTCGCTGTGGACGCCGGTGATCTCGCCGCCGTCCGGGACGGTCTGCTGGCCGCCGGGATCGACGGCACCACGGGCGTCGGGGTGACCGGCGACGGCACCGGCGAGACCCAGTACACGACGACGTCGACAGTTGACAGCTTCGTGGCCGCCGCGCTCGGCTTCACCGGCCGGGTGGTGCTCACCATCGGTGCCGGTGTGGGGCAGCGCGACAAGCTGAGCTGGTGGGAGAACCGCCCGCTGTACGGCTGGAAGGTGCTCGTACCGCGTACCAAGGAGCAGGCCGGCGCGATGAGCGCCCGGCTGCGGGCGTACGGGGCGATCCCGTGTGAGGTGCCGACCATCGCTGTCGAGCCGCCGCGTACCCCGGCGCAGATGGAGCGGGCCGTCAAGGGCCTTGTCGACGGCCGGTACGCCTGGGTGATCTTCACTTCGGTCAACGCGGTCCGCGCGGTCTGGGAGAAGTTCGCCGAGCACGGGCTGGACGCCCGGCACTTCGGCGGCGTCAAGATCGCCTGCATCGGCGAGGCCACTGCGGACGCGGTCCGCGCGTTCGGCATCCAGCCGGAGCTGATCCCCGCCGGGGAGCAGTCCTCCGAAGGGCTGCTTGCCGAGTTCTCGCCGCACGACGAGATCCTCGACCCGGTGGGCCGGGTGCTGCTGCCGCGCGCCGACATCGCCACCGAGACGCTCGCCGCCGGGCTCACCGAGCGCGGCTGGGAGGTCGACGACGTGACCGCGTACCGGACGGTGCGGGCCGCGCCGCCGCCCGCCGAGATCCGGGACGCCATCAAGTCGGGCGGATTCGACGCCGTGCTCTTCACGTCCAGCTCGACAGTGCGCAATCTCGTCGGTATCGCGGGGAAGCCGCACGCCCGTACCGTTGTTGCTGTGATCGGGCCCAAGACGGCGGAGACCGCGACGGAGTTCGGCCTGCGGGTCGACGTCCAGCCGCCGCACGCCTCGGTGCCCGACCTGGTGGAGGCGCTCGCCGCCTACGCCGTCGAGTTGCGCGAGAAGCTGGCCGCCATGCCAGCCAAGCAGCGCCGCGGCTCGAAGGTGCAGGGGCCGACCGCCCTGCGCTTCCGGTAGCCGTCCGAGGAGGCCGAACATGTCGTACCCCGAGATCCGGCCACGCCGGCTGCGCCGCACCCCGGCGATCCGGCGGCTGGTGTCCGAGACCCGGGTCGACCCGGCCGAGCTGATCGTCCCGATGTTCGTCAAGGAGGGGCTGACCGAGCCCCGGGCCATCGCGTCGCTCCCGGGGGTGCTCCAGCACTCCCGGGACTCGCTGCGCAAGGCTGCCGCCGAGGCGGTCCAGGCCGGTGTCGGCGGGATCATGCTCTTCGGGGTGCCCGAGCGGCGTGACCCGACAGGCTCCGGCGGCATCGACCCGAACGGCATCCTGAACGTCGCCATCCGCGACGTGGTGGCCGAGGTGGGCGACAACACCGTAGTGATGGGCGACCTGTGCCTGGACGAGTTCACCTCGCACGGGCACTGCGGGCTGCTCACCCCCGGCGGTGAGGTGGACAACGACGCCACCCTGGCCGCGTACGCCGAGATGGCGGTGGCCCAGGCCGCCGCCGGGGTCGGCGTGGTCGGGCCGTCCGGCATGATGGATGGCCAGGTCGGCGTCATACGCCGGGCGCTCGACGCGGCCGGCTACCAGGACGTGGCAGTGCTGGCGTACGCCGTGAAGTACGCCTCGGCGTTCTACGGTCCGTTCCGGGACGCTGTGGAGTCGGCGCTGGAGGGCGACCGACGCACCTACCAGCAGGACCCGGCCAACCTGCGCGAGTCGCTGCGCGAGGTGGCGCTTGACGTCGCCGAGGGCGCCGACATGGTGATGGTCAAGCCGGCGCTGCCGTACCTCGACGTGGTGTCGGCGGTCCGGGCCGCGGTGGACGTCCCGGTCGCCGCCTACCAGGTCTCCGGGGAGTACGCGATGGTCGAGGCGGCCGCCGCGAACGGCTGGATCGACCGCGAGCGGGTGATTCTGGAGACGCTGACCTCGATCAAGCGGGCCGGAGCCCAGATCATCCTCACGTACTGGGCGGTCGAGGCCGCCCAGCTCCTGCGCGAGCGATACTGACCCCGAGGTCCGACCCCGGCCACGCTGTCTTCCGAGCGTGTGGGGGCGGTACCGGCTCGCGCACGGTTAGCGCGTCCTGACCGGGTATCCCGTCGACGGGCGGTGCGGTAGAGATTCCCGGACGTGCCGGCCCGCGGACCGACCGACCTGTGGACCCACCGGCAATAACGGCTTGCGGAGCGTAACCACATGACGAGCCGCCACCACGCCTCCTCCCGCCTTTGCTTTGCACCCATGACAGCGACGCTCACCCTCCGCTTTCGGCGCATATTGAGCTGCAGAGCAAAGGGGGCGGGCGTGGGGTGGTGTGTCTGCTGACGAGGATCGGAGCCTTCCTGGTCAGTCCGGTGGTGGGCCTGGCCTGGTCTGGCTGCCCGACGGGGGCAGCGTGCAGCCCTGTGACGCGCTGTAGCGGCGGCGTAATTGGCGCCGCAAGCACGGAAAGTTACCCGCCGAGCCGCAGGCGTTGTCCACAGGTCAGCTAGTTGTCCACAGGCCCGGCAAGCGGGATTGCGGCCAACTCCACCAGGCGGGACGGTGGCGGCATGAGTGATTCGTCTGCCGCACCCGAGCCGGCCCTCCTCACCGAGCCCTCCGATGCGCCTTGGCCGGCCGCCGGCATCGTTCGGGCGGTCCGCCGTCGCGCCGACCTGAGCCAGCGCGAGCTGGCCAGGTGGGCGGGTGTGCACCATGCCACCATTGGCCGAATCGAGGCCGGCCGCATGGTGCCGAGCATCGTCCTGCTCCGGCGCATCATCGGTGTGGTGGGCTGCCGGCTGGCCGTGGTGGACGAGTTCGGCCGGGTGCTGAAACCGATGCGGGACTGGCAGGACACGTACAACGGCGCCGAGCGTCGCTACCCGTCGCACCTCGACACCATTCTCGACCCTGAGCTGGGTGAGTGGTGGGCGGACATCTACGGGCTGGCCCGCCCGCCTGAGACGTTCTACCGCGACCGGGCAATTCGGGACGCGATGCGGCGCCTTAGCCAGTGGGAGGTGCGTGTGGCCCAACACCGGCACCTGCCCCGACCGCCGTGGCCCCCGCGCGGGGTGGTCTGACCTTGACACCAGTGAGGCCCGCCGGTCCGGAACGGACCTGCGGGCCTCACCGGGAACGCGCGACGTCAGTCGTCGTTGGTGATGGTGCCCACCGCCAGTGGATCGGCCAGGCGCAACCCGGGCACACCCGCCACCAGCAGCGTCAGCTTCTCGTCCGACTCCCGCTTGCGGTCACCGCGCACGGTCACCGGGAAGGCGACCGACGTCTGCCCGGCGGCAAGGGTCCGGCAACCGACGTACGGGTCGAAGTCCGAGCCGACCTGCGCGGTCACACCGACGGTGGCGGCGCAGACCAGCACCGGCTGGGACAGCGGCCGGGACACGGTGGCGGTGAAGGTGAGCTGCCGGGTTCCCTGGTTGCCCTCGACCACAGCCGTGTCGGCCACCGTCAACGACGCCCGCGAGCGGAACCGGGCCACCTGCGGGTCGTGGTCGCTGGAACCGCGCGACCCGTCAGCTGTGAACTCCGCCGGCCAGTCGGCGTTGATGTGCGCCGCCCGCACCTGCACCAGATCGCCGTAGAGCGCGTCGTTGACGAACAGATGGTCGAGCGTCTGCGCCTGCCCCTCGAAGCTGTACGAGTAGGCCGACGACGGCACGTCCGCGACCAGGTTGTCCCACAGGTTGTGCAGGCCCGCCTCGTACAGCGGGGCGAGCTGGTCCGACGGGGTGGGCTGGCTGCCCGTCGCGATCGGGTCGTCCGGACGCGGGAAGACGTTCAGGTCCCCGCCGTACACCACACGCGCGTGCGCGTCGGACGCCTCGATGGCGGTGACGATCGCCGCGCCGTACGCCGCCTGCTCCCGACGCTGCCCCACCCGGCTGTCGGGGCCGGAGGAGTAGTGGTTGCTCAGCGCGTACAGGGTGAACCGCTCGGTCGAGCCGGGTGCCGCGGCCACGCTGAACTTGCCCAGCTGGGGAGCGCGGGTGAAGACGTTGTTGCCGTCCCGCCCGGTGGAGGTGTCCACGTCTGCCGGCAGCACCGCGTTGAGGGCCTTCGGGTTCTGCACGTCGGCGTTGCCCGGCAACCCCGCAGCGCGGTACTGGACGGTCGGCGCCGACCCCAACAGCGGGTCGCCAGCCGTCGCTGCGGCAAGCGAGAGCCTGTCGGTGCGGTACAGGAAGGCAGCGGTGATGCCGCGGGCGTCCGCGCCGGTCCGGTCATAGGCAGCGGCGTACGCCGGCCCGCCGGCCGCCGCCACCGCGAGCGCCAGCTCCTGGATGCTGTCCGGCGCGCCGTCGGCGTTGTCGGTGTCACCGCAGGCCAGCACCGTCCCGGACACCGTGCAGATGTCCTGGTCCTCGGCCTCCTGCACCAGGATCAGATCCGGTGCGTGCAGATCCTTGACGATCTGGTCGGCGAGCGCGGTCAGGTGCTCCCGGTAGTCCGCCTCGCTGCTCGGCACGTAGTCGAACGGCGGGGTGACGCCGGTGCAGCCGGCGTTACCGGCGAAGTCGCAGCCGTCGAACGGGTCATCGCGGTAGTCGTACAGGTTCTCCACGTTGTAGGTGGCGACCGCCAGCTCCTGCGAGCGGTCGGCAGGCTTCGGCGGGCTGTTCCGCGACGGGTCGGCCCCGGCGGCGAAGTCCGCCTGCTCGACCTGCACGCCGTACTTCTCGAACGAGTAGTAGACGCCGCCCACCGCGTCCGCGCGCAGCGTGTCGAACGTGCGTACCGGGGGGAGCAGCGCGGCGCTGTCCCCGGCGGTGGCCTTCACGCCCATGCTGCCCAGCAGCACGCGCTGCCCGTTGCCGTCGTCGAAGCGCCGGGTCGGGTCGTTGTCCAGCGGGTGCGAGTCCCGGAAGACCCGCCGGGCGTACGGGTCGGCGCGGTCCAACAGCGGGTCGTCCCGGTCGACCACCCACAGCTCGGCGTCGGCTGTGGACGAGAAGACGTCCCGGCCGCTCACCGCGCCGCTGCCCGCGCGTACCCGCATCCGGGAGCCCTCGTGCCGCTCCCAGAAGCGCTGCGCGTCGGTCAACTCGACGGGCGGCACCGCGTCGGTCACCGCGACCGCCGAGTTCACATCCAGACCGGTGGCGATCCGGCGGACCAGCGAGGCACCGGAGAGCTGGGTGAAGTTGAAGTACTCCGACACCCGTGCCCGGAGCACCACCTCGTCGCCGACCGTCGGCACATAGCCGCCGATCAACGAGGTGAACGTGCCCATGAACACGAAGATGCCGTCGGAGCTGGTCGGGTCGCCGTCGGTGTCACCGGTGCGGCTCTGCAGGAAGAAACCATGCTGCTCCGCCCCGGCCGACGTACGCGCCCGGGTCAACTGGGTGATCACGCCGCGTACGTCGTACATCGTGCTGCTCGTGCCGTTGCCGCTCGCCGGCGCGAGCGGTGACCGGTCGGTCG from Micromonospora profundi harbors:
- a CDS encoding glutaredoxin family protein, producing MASDARLALITRPGCHLCDDAKAALDRVVAVTGDRWVEWDVSDNQDLEREYGDRLPVVMLDGKEHGYWRVEEDRLLRDLTTPQL
- a CDS encoding HAD family hydrolase; the protein is MSPAHPHLVWDWNGTLLNDLSLVVTATNAAFASVGGPSVTSEEHRTRFRRPIADYYAEVLGKAVDDEAFGRLDRIFHDAYRTGLTTCELAADAQTAMASWEGSQSLLSMWFHEELVPTVHTYGLTGRFIRVDGLRATVGGGRKAESLERHLAELGVDGSSVVLIGDSIDDADAALAVGGRAVLYTGGFTDPARLRASGHPVADTLTDAVALATGKVSSAGT
- a CDS encoding response regulator codes for the protein MRIVIADDAVLLREGLVRLLTESGHQVVAAVGDGDALVEAVVEHRPDVSIVDVRMPPTHTDEGLRAAVEARRLVPRTPILVLSQYVEVSYADDLLATAGGSGGGIGYLLKDRVAAIEEFLDALRRVAAGGTVLDPEVVSQLFARRRRDDPLRELTPREREVLSLMAEGRSNTAIARALVVSDGAVEKHVRNIFTKLTLPPDTEQHRRVLAVLTYLRN
- a CDS encoding sensor histidine kinase encodes the protein MTAATAASDPRTLAPSIPRQLFVDSGYVLLGLPLAVASFVVLVVGLAVGVGLVVTVIGLPILSGTLYAARGLADIERLRLPAVLRQPRIRPHYRLPEAGANAWRRIFVPIRDAQSWLDLAHGILRLVAAVGTFVVTLVWWAAAIAGSLYWAYDWALPQADADGDSDLAQLLGLGDSTTARIGLYTALGVFFLITLPIVVRGCALLQASFAKAMLTGVAEMRDRITVLEEQKRAAVSAEASALRRLERDIHDGPQQRLVRLAMDLSRARLQLASDPEAAGRTIDEAVTQTRDTLAELRALSRGIAPPILVDRGLPSALAALAGRGLIPIELQVDPQLGTPGGRLDPAVENTAYFVVAEALTNIAKHSRATEATVAVTRHGTHLQVRVGDDGQGGADLAKGHGLAGIADRVRAAGGELTVISPTGGPTEIRADLPL
- a CDS encoding redox-sensing transcriptional repressor Rex is translated as MSQHRHPGASGRAGAVPTLPDLPEATVARLPEYLRALHNLADAGHETVSSEGLSAAAGVNSAKLRKDLSHLGSYGTRGVGYDVALLIEQIEYVLGLTQRRAVALVGVGNLGHALAGYDGFAGRGFRIVALLDADPSRVGEEINGLTVRHVDELPAVAAAESLAIGVIATPAAAAQSVADQLVAVGVTSILNFAPCVLSVPEGVDVRKVDLAIELQILSFHEHRKASLIALPATGGSALTALPGGLATTDTQEAIGT
- a CDS encoding glutamyl-tRNA reductase, whose protein sequence is MKLLVVGASYRTAPVATLEQLAVPPADLTRTLDRLVAQPYVSEAVLVSTCNRVEVYAAVSGFHGGLGDICAVLAEQAGCQPAALASHLYVHYDTAAVDHVFRVASGLDSMVVGEAQILGQLRDAYHWASGADSAGRLLHELMQQALRVGKRAHSETGIDRAGQSVVTAALELAAGHLDGDLADRPALVIGAGAMGSLGVATLSRLGAGPLTVTNRGLDRAVRLAQSYGAGAAPMTELTDTLSTVDIVVAATASAEPVLTRQVVTAALAERDLGRGPLVLLDLAVPRDVEEGVAELPGVEVIDIDRMAGLLADGPAAADTAAVEQIVLGEVESFLTWLRGADVAPTVAALRGRADDVVTAELRRLAQRRPDLGDDLRAEVARTVHRVVQRLLHQPTVKVRQLAAEPGGDQYAALLRELFDLQVPQTSPVDTVPDVLTPDLGAALAGVDPTVGADTPDPAPPTGGAR
- the hemC gene encoding hydroxymethylbilane synthase, with the protein product MTAPLRLGTRGSALAMAQSGQVAEALTAATGRPVELVEVLTAGDQSNAPVHRLGVGVFVSALRDALTARTIDFAVHSYKDLPTASDGGLLVAAVPPRQDPRDALIARDGRTLTELAPGATVGTGALRRIAQLNALGLQLEVTPIRGNVDTRLARVLGPDADLDAVVLARAGLARLGRADVITETLDPMLMLPAPAQGALAVECRADDQDLIELLALLDHAPSHAAVTAERALLATLEAGCSAPVAAYAELAEGDTGDEIYLRGAVISPDGTRDLRLSRTGTPADAAEIGKALAAELLELGADSILGHEGHTGPGTQEFGSTE
- a CDS encoding uroporphyrinogen-III synthase; the encoded protein is MTRTRKPVGRIAFVGAGPGDPGLLTRRAHDALVDADQVIYDRGVPDSLLAVVRAEARDDAQFTPAEGAPGDVAKVLISAARSGLNAVHLVAGDPFGHDSVVKEVQAVARTAAHFEVVPGVGQAEGVATYAGVPLPGVRTAADVEDVTALDFEALAAAVGRGSLALAVDAGDLAAVRDGLLAAGIDGTTGVGVTGDGTGETQYTTTSTVDSFVAAALGFTGRVVLTIGAGVGQRDKLSWWENRPLYGWKVLVPRTKEQAGAMSARLRAYGAIPCEVPTIAVEPPRTPAQMERAVKGLVDGRYAWVIFTSVNAVRAVWEKFAEHGLDARHFGGVKIACIGEATADAVRAFGIQPELIPAGEQSSEGLLAEFSPHDEILDPVGRVLLPRADIATETLAAGLTERGWEVDDVTAYRTVRAAPPPAEIRDAIKSGGFDAVLFTSSSTVRNLVGIAGKPHARTVVAVIGPKTAETATEFGLRVDVQPPHASVPDLVEALAAYAVELREKLAAMPAKQRRGSKVQGPTALRFR